A genomic window from Selenomonadales bacterium includes:
- the pepF gene encoding oligoendopeptidase F produces the protein MKNRLKRAEVPAELTWNLADIFPTSADWEQELTAIGRDLPAIMRFKGKLASGAGVLAECLEAAEDLQRRLHRVVAYASLALSGDGTDPANQAAMGRAQSLGAEAQAAMAFIRSEALELPAGTLERYLEESAELKSFSRTVLRMIDEKPHVLSLETERALASLSEVLQSPYLVYTRSKAADMAFADIKDSAGQTHPMSFSLYEESYEKAADFVLRRNAWASFTAGLKNYQNTYGTTWGTEVKKHVVAAKLRGYQSATHMLLHQQEVDPASYHMLHDVILKEIAPHMRRYARLRKQLLGLTEMLYCDIEAPLDPDFSPATTYATAADVIEKGLAVLGPEYAAIVADSLNNRWIDLADNVGKSTGAFCYGVPNAHPYILVTWADNMRGALVLAHEIGHAGHGVLAMRYQRLSNVRGSVFFTEAPSIINELLVGNYIAAQSNDPRLHRWLAMQLLMTYHHNFVRHLIEGELQRRTYVLAEKGQPITASVLSRVQGEILEEFWGGEVTIDEGARLTWMRQPHFYMGLYPYSYSAGLTVGTAVAKAIKEQGQPVIDRWLEVLKTGGAKPPVELARMAGVDMIDPAAIRTAVDYVGELVDTVVKSFGLEV, from the coding sequence ATGAAAAATCGGCTAAAGAGAGCTGAGGTGCCTGCAGAGCTTACCTGGAACCTTGCGGATATCTTTCCGACTAGCGCAGACTGGGAACAAGAGCTCACGGCGATAGGGCGCGATTTACCTGCCATAATGCGCTTTAAGGGGAAGCTAGCGTCAGGCGCGGGAGTGCTCGCAGAGTGCTTAGAGGCGGCGGAGGATCTACAGAGACGCCTGCACCGCGTGGTGGCCTACGCTTCGCTCGCGCTTTCGGGCGACGGCACCGACCCTGCCAACCAAGCAGCTATGGGGCGAGCGCAGTCACTCGGCGCCGAAGCGCAGGCAGCCATGGCCTTTATTCGCTCCGAAGCGTTGGAGCTACCCGCCGGGACGCTAGAGCGCTATCTTGAAGAATCGGCCGAACTTAAGAGCTTTTCGCGCACGGTGTTGCGCATGATTGACGAAAAGCCACACGTGCTAAGCCTAGAGACTGAGCGCGCGTTGGCCTCGCTGAGTGAAGTACTGCAGTCGCCTTACTTAGTCTACACGCGTTCCAAGGCGGCCGATATGGCGTTTGCCGACATTAAGGACAGCGCGGGGCAGACGCACCCCATGTCGTTCTCGCTTTATGAGGAGTCCTACGAGAAGGCGGCCGACTTTGTGCTGCGGCGTAACGCCTGGGCCTCGTTTACTGCGGGGCTAAAGAACTACCAAAACACCTACGGCACTACTTGGGGCACGGAAGTTAAGAAGCATGTGGTGGCGGCGAAGCTCCGCGGTTACCAGTCCGCGACGCATATGCTCCTGCACCAGCAGGAAGTGGACCCCGCGAGCTACCATATGCTGCACGACGTTATCCTGAAGGAAATTGCCCCGCATATGCGCCGCTATGCTCGACTGCGCAAACAACTGCTTGGCCTTACGGAGATGCTCTACTGCGACATCGAGGCGCCACTCGACCCAGACTTTAGCCCGGCCACGACTTACGCTACTGCCGCCGACGTCATCGAGAAGGGTCTGGCGGTGCTGGGGCCGGAGTATGCGGCGATCGTAGCCGACAGCCTTAACAACAGGTGGATTGACCTTGCGGATAACGTCGGCAAGTCGACCGGGGCGTTCTGCTATGGCGTGCCGAATGCTCACCCCTATATTTTGGTGACCTGGGCCGACAATATGCGTGGCGCCTTGGTGCTAGCGCACGAGATTGGGCACGCGGGGCACGGGGTGCTGGCCATGCGTTACCAGCGGCTATCTAACGTGCGTGGCTCGGTGTTCTTTACAGAGGCGCCCTCCATTATTAACGAGCTCTTGGTAGGCAACTACATCGCCGCGCAGTCTAACGACCCACGACTCCACAGGTGGCTGGCGATGCAGCTTTTGATGACCTATCACCATAACTTCGTTCGCCACTTAATCGAAGGCGAGCTGCAGCGGCGCACGTACGTGCTGGCAGAAAAGGGACAGCCGATTACCGCCAGCGTGCTCAGCCGCGTGCAGGGCGAAATTCTTGAGGAGTTCTGGGGCGGCGAGGTAACGATAGACGAGGGCGCACGCCTCACGTGGATGCGCCAGCCGCACTTCTATATGGGCCTCTACCCGTACAGCTACTCGGCCGGCTTAACTGTGGGCACGGCCGTAGCGAAGGCCATTAAAGAGCAGGGGCAACCTGTAATCGACAGATGGCTAGAAGTCCTTAAGACGGGCGGTGCCAAGCCGCCGGTAGAACTTGCGCGTATGGCTGGGGTAGACATGATTGACCCGGCTGCTATCCGCACCGCAGTCGACTACGTCGGCGAACTAGTCGACACTGTTGTCAAAAGCTTTGGGCTAGAGGTATAG